Proteins encoded in a region of the Leishmania infantum JPCM5 genome chromosome 5 genome:
- a CDS encoding dual specificity phosphatase-like protein, protein MAPSSTAIPETAAAPGAPRSVGVPASPSRGSRMSKCKRCLQNLNGPAFDLKAVQEAQHTFLEEESVCNAAQVYPMSDITSLLAVGSWKDASNPELLKAHNIRYVLNVAKELIPTEEAKMIAQNNDIVSEWIPMSDSHTQDVSEHLIKAFRFIERARSEHSRVLVHCRRGISRSAAIIVAYLMASEHRSYEDALKFVTERRSCVSLNLAFQERLSEFVPSSEFFHGPPTQQQQQQQQQPGAASPLSASSSNSLLPTLAGVAPRTDSAHANHSSQPQPLQGSDHPLLLPPECRSVTSSTGSSHGSSRASSGVRVAPSQSLGLQKADKQASVLCSATSTAAPASTRATSGKSGKSTSLEKAFRSHALPKQQQSRRGSAAPQALALTGTTTRLSARSVAAAVTPGIQSAEDEVTATPAPESVGSRDDGDDEIEEPCSPMGIHGRRALARLSCAQASSSSASAGPRKHLPRTYSAEEELLTTTMAMTATVTTTLMHANKCGPDGMPAAANEEVGDGEVRCSSSSANTSESHLHLHHSPRAPAQRGSAFDVSDDEADDNGSIAGTGTPLSLQKKSQRNPRVRKALSANSTGAPASENEGNSSEGRQDLAAGERNRSPTATGGGDMTGTAVAMDGLPSTRYGTQSAFNEEGVAPQSPTAVHPSSVVAGATSRASSLSG, encoded by the coding sequence AtggcgccgagcagcacagCGATCCCCGAaaccgctgcggcgccgggggCCCCGCGCAGTGTTGgcgtgccggcgtcgccgtcacggGGCTCCCGCATGTCAAAGTGCAAGCGGTGCCTGCAGAACCTAAACGGCCCGGCGTTTGACCTGAAAGCCGtccaggaggcgcagcacactTTTCTCGAGGAGGAGTCGGTGTGCAACGCCGCCCAAGTCTACCCCATGAGCGACATCACCTCGCTCCTGGCGGTCGGCTCGTGGAAGGACGCCTCTAATCCGGAACTGCTCAAGGCGCACAACATTCGCTACGTCCTCAACGTTGCGAAGGAGCTGATcccgacggaggaggcgaagatgATTGCGCAGAACAACGATATTGTGTCAGAGTGGATCCCGATGAGCgactcgcacacacaggaTGTCTCTGAACACCTGATCAAGGCATTTCGCTTCatcgagcgcgcgcgcagtgAGCACTCTCGTGTGCTGGTACACTGCCGCCGTGGTAtctcccgcagcgccgccattATCGTGGCCTACCTCATGGCGTCCGAGCACCGCAGCTACGAAGACGCCCTGAAGTTTGTGACGgagcggcggagctgcgttTCGCTGAATTTGGCGTTCCAGGAGCGTCTGTCCGAGTTTGTGCCCAGCAGCGAGTTCTTCCACGGCCCCccgacacagcagcagcagcagcagcagcagcagcctggTGCTGCCTCTCCGCTCTCCGCATCCTCTTCCAACTCCCTGCTGCCCACGCTTGCTGGCGTCGCACCGCGTACGGACAGCGCCCACGCCAACCACTCTAGTCAGCCGCAGCCCCTGCAGGGGTCAGACCACCCTCTGCTGCTTCCGCCTGAGTGCCGTAGCGTgacgagcagcaccggcagcagccacggaagcagccgcgccagcagcggcgtgcgcgtcgcgCCGTCGCAGAGCCTCGGGCTGCAAAAGGCGGACAAGCAGGCGAGCGTGTTGTGCTCAGCGAcctccactgcagcgccggcatcgACAAGAGCCACCTCTGGCAAGTCGGGCAAGTCGACGTCGCTCGAGAAGGCGTTCAGATCGCATGCGCTaccgaagcagcagcagagccgccgcggcagcgccgcaccgcaAGCGCTTGCTCTTACCGGCACCACAACTCGATTGTCGGCTCGCTCggtcgctgcagctgtcACGCCGGGCATTCAGAGCGCCGAGGACGAGGTGACAGCGACGCCTGCGCCGGAGAGCgtcggcagccgcgacgatGGCGATGACGAAATAGAGGAGCCCTGTTCACCGATGGGCATTCACGGCCGCCGTGCCCTTGCGCGGCTCAGCTGTGCGCAagcaagcagcagctcggcaTCTGCCGGGCCGCGGAAGCACCTGCCGCGTACTTATTCAGCGGAAGAGGAGTTGCTCACCACTACCATGGCAATGACAGCCACCGTCACGACTACGCTCATGCACGCCAACAAGTGTGGTCCCGATGGGATGCCCGCGGCAGCGAACGAAGaagtcggcgacggcgaggtgcgatgcagcagtagcagcgcCAACACGAGTGAAAGCCACTTACATCTCCACCACAGCcctcgcgcgccagcgcagcgcggcagcgccttcgaCGTCTCGGACGACGAGGCCGACGACAACGGCTCCatcgccggcaccggcaccccGCTGTCTTTGCAGAAGAAGAGTCAGCGGAACCCGCGCGTCCGCAAGGCACTTTCCGCCAACTCGACcggcgcaccggcgtcggAGAACGagggcaacagcagcgagggcaggCAGGACCTCGCGGCAGGCGAGCGCAACCGCAGCCCCACCGCTACCGGGGGTGGCGATATGACGGGTACGGCAGTCGCCATGGACGGACTTCCATCCACGCGTTACGGCACTCAGAGCGCATTCAACGAAGAAGGAGTGGCACCACAGTCAccgacggcggtgcaccCATCCTCTGTCGTGGCCGGGGCCACATCCCGTGCGTCAAGTCTTAGCGGCTGA
- a CDS encoding putative hydrogenase: MDYIAPSSACIKPTLISSGGIHAVGPADPTASASGVVGMKRGGNAPPLGPGIAAAAQHADVVKITLQDCLACSGCVTTAETVLVNAQSRHEIVSALLTSPASTSSSTTGTGSVSRPRLVSISSQSCASLAAHLHMSMAAVYELVAGFMRATLTTAGLQEAARNAEIAAAESPRDAMKNEEVSGASTTATTDAAAAVLSESEPPIYVVDLEWAEQLSAELTAQEYDRRRRGGGTAEVGPLPLIVSSCPGWVCYCEKQGSALLPHLCPVMSAQGIAGSYAKRAVAANLYHVSIQPCFDRKLEAARDSMTSSTTAPPADGADMPVFYTDCVLSTAELLEWMKEADPTLPWRGRLDTNVTAAAVALVGGNCPGHTAQQPTQLNEEEAPTSTSSPAASAIFAPAHDAARFAGSGGYHRSVIAHRLRVEGAAALPSSSSPSPDTPASIAYEVKRNRNHQLATCAALPEEVFCIGYGFQQIQNVVRGLKKRIPAMRGYTFIELMACPDGCLNGGGQVRPAQQPHAEVLNAVLDAYARSMEGSREKGGLGAATAAASSGSALACTFASAQPVSSDAQAEDGEVAMKAQRRRVEAAWKPFADATIAVTAPSLGDALWRCTFRDREKEFAAMLNDGNVHSLKW; this comes from the coding sequence ATGGACTACATAGCTCCGTCATCGGCCTGCATCAAACCCACCCTGATttccagcggcggcatccatGCGGTCGGTCCCGCTGACCCAACGGCATCGGCAAGCGGTGTTGTTGGTATGAAGCGTGGTGGCaacgcaccgccgctgggCCCCGGcattgctgctgccgctcagcACGCTGATGTTGTGAAGATCACCCTGCAAGACTGCCTGGCGTGCAGTGGGTGTGTAACGACAGCGGAAACGGTGCTCGTCAACGCGCAGAGCCGCCACGAGATTGTGTCTGCCCTGCTCACATCGCCCGcatcgacgtcgtcgtcaaCGACAGGGACGGGGAGTGTCTCTCGTCCTCGGCTGGTGAGCATCAGCTCCCAGtcctgcgcctccctcgccgcccaCCTTCACATGTCCATGGCTGCCGTGTACGAGCTGGTAGCTGGTTTTATGCGAGCAACGCTCACGACAGCCGGGCTGCAGGAGGCCGCGCGGAACGCCGAgattgctgctgctgagtcGCCGCGCGATGCCATGAAGAACGAGGAAGTGAGCGGTGCatcgacgacagcgacgacagatgccgccgcggcggtccTCTCCGAGTCGGAACCGCCAATCTATGTGGTAGACCTTGAGTGGGCCGAGCAACTGTCCGCAGAGCTGACGGCGCAGGAGTACgatcggcgtcgtcgcggcggcggcaccgccgaggttgggccgctgccgttgatcGTGTCATCATGTCCAGGCTGGGTGTGTTACTGCGAGAAGCAGGgctcagcgctgctgccgcacctctgCCCTGTCATGTCCGCCCAGGGGATCGCCGGCAGCTACGCAAAACGTGCCGTTGCCGCGAACCTCTACCACGTGTCGATACAGCCCTGCTTTGACCGAAagctcgaggcggcgcgggaCTCGATGACCtcatcgacgacggcgccaccagCCGACGGGGCGGACATGCCGGTCTTCTACACGGACTGCGTTCTCAGCACTGCGGAGTTGCTGGAGTGGATGAAGGAGGCGGACCCGACGCTTCCGTGGAGGGGACGCCTGGACACGAAcgtcaccgcagccgccgtcgccttgGTTGGCGGCAACTGTCCAGGCCACACGGCCCAGCAGCCCACGCAGTTgaacgaggaagaggcgccCACGTCAACATCGTCGCCGGCAGCCTCTGCTATCTTCGCGCCCGCCCACGATGCGGCGCGGTtcgccggcagtggcggctACCATCGATCGGTCAtcgcgcaccgcctgcgggtggagggggcggcagcgctgccgtcctcgtcgtcgccctcgccggACACGCCCGCTAGCATCGCGTACGAGGTGAAGCGCAACCGCAATCATCAACTCGCCACTTGCGCCGCCCTGCCGGAGGAGGTGTTCTGCATCGGCTACGGCTTTCAACAAATTCAGAACGTGGTGCGTGGCCTCAAGAAACGCATACCCGCCATGCGTGGCTACACCTTTATCGAGCTCATGGCGTGCCCAGACGGGTGCTTGAACGGTGGAGGGCAGGTGcggccggcgcagcagccccacGCAGAGGTGCTGAACGCCGTCCTTGACGCCTACGCGAGGAGTATGGAGGGCAGTCGTGAGAAGGGCGGCCTTGGCGCAGCTACAGCTGCTGCCTCTTCGGGCTCGGCACTTGCCTGTACGTTTGCCAGCGCACAGcccgtcagcagcgacgcgcaggcTGAGGACGGAGAGGTCGCCATGAAGGCGCAGCGACGTCGCGTCGAGGCAGCATGGAAGCCCTTCGCCGATGCCACCATTGCTGTCACAGCCCCCTCACTAGGGGACGCGCTGTGGCGTTGTACATTTCGCGACCGCGAGAAAGAGTTCGCAGCGATGCTGAACGACGGCAACGTGCACAGCTTAAAGTGGTGA
- a CDS encoding putative viscerotropic leishmaniasis antigen, producing MAHTLRTHPQHGRGALLAAPDAVTRVSMLLLSSALFLSCVVPAMTSTTFMRMAYAATAAEPPRCHADRSRYTGRTTSKGSWAGLHFHLVFTLGLCTSDPDDGVMSVQLNDRHVNFTGRSGSVAMPHLGLVRFNLSASTIGPQYFTSELCYSDVNCTNLCTDALMGHVRACKVDRAIMPVIIVLFWMVTAVACIGFLAALYLRKLAEQRQKALHQLPEVFGTSPAASRTWRPQQRAPSTPRSLSSSHAVFADDHKASHGVSHEADLEHAFEAPAVIPMQGNDESLTPQLRSTASSATTTSCGLPKREEIEMAALRAVAPPSRQHPSKKHRHTHTHDDEVTGTTTMSLRQARHSGPDLPASTATLDTIILHYSTHTLMLQPDRKNIAYQLNCSAQQQQPKKKPRPGPRARARLRAELEAAEEAARLGAEHEGEQTRVQALEHAARLRAELEAAEEAARLGAEHEAEQTRVQALEHAARLRAELEAAEEAARLGAEHEAEQTRVQALEHAARLRAELEAAEEAARLGAEHEAEQTRVQALEHAARLRAELEAAEEAARLGAEHEAEQTRVQALEHAARLRAELEAAEEAARLGAEHEGEQTRVQALEHAARLRAELEAAEEAARLGAEHEAEQTRVQALEHAARLRAELEAAEEAARLGAEHEAEQTRVQALEHAARLRAELEAAEEAARLGAEHEAEQTRVQALEHAARLRAELEAAEEAARLGAEHEAEQTRVQALEHAARLRTELEAAEEAARLGAEHEVRADPRPGPRARGASPRSWRLPRRRRGWGPSTRPSRPASQALEHAARLRAELEAAQEAARLGAEHEAEQTRVQALEHAARLRPELEAAKEAARLG from the exons ATGGCCCACACCTTGCGGACGCATCCGCAACACGGtcgcggcgcgctgctcgccgccCCTGATGCTGTAACGAGGGTATCGATGCTACTGTTGTCCAGcgcgctctttctctcatGCGTTGTGCCCGCGATGACCTCAACGACGTTCATGCGGATGGCGTACGCGGCCACGGCAGCCGAGCCGCCCCGCTGCCATGCTGACCGCAGCCGCTATACCGGCAGAACAACATCCAAGGGGTCTTGGGCCGGCCTGCACTTCCACCTTGTCTTCACGCTCGGTTTGTGCACGAGTGACCCTGACGACGGTGTGATGAGCGTGCAGCTGAATGACCGACACGTGAACTTCACcgggcgcagcggctccgtCGCTATGCCGCACCTCGGCCTGGTCCGCTTCaacctctccgcctccaccatTGGCCCTCAGTACTTCACCTCAGAGCTCTGCTACTCGGACGTGAACTGCACGAATTTGTGCACTGATGCGCTAATGGGCCACGTTCGAGCATGCAAGGTGGATCGTGCCATCATGCCCGTCATCATCGTCCTGTTTTGGATGGTAACCGCCGTTGCCTGCATCGGTTTCCTCGCGGCTCTGTACCTCCGCAAGctcgcggagcagcggcaaaaGGCGCTTCACCAGTTGCCGGAGGTCTTTGGGACCTCACCGGCCGCCTCTCGGACCTggcgaccgcagcagcgcgcaccaAGCACGCCTCGATCCTTGTCTTCATCCCACGCCGTCTTCGCAGACGACCATAAGGCTTCACACGGCGTCAGCCACGAAGCGGACCTCGAGCACGCTTTCGAAGCGCCTGCTGTGATCCCTATGCAGGGCAACGACGAGAGCCTGACACCGCAGCTCCGAAGCACCGCATcatccgccaccaccacatccTGCGGCCTGCCTAAGAGGGAAGAAATTGAGATGGCGGCTCTGCGTGCCGTCGCTCCACCTTCTCGGCAGCACCCCTCGAAAAAACATCGCCACACTCACACTCACGACGACGAGGTGACCGGCACGACTACCATGAGCTTGAGGCAGGCACGACATTCCGGACCTGACCTCCCTGCTTCCACCGCAACCCTCGACACCATCATCCTCCACTActcgacacacacacttatGCTGCAACCTGATCGAAAAAACATAGCATACCAACTAAACTGCTccgcacaacagcagcagcctaAAAAAAAACCGCGTCCAGGCCctcgagcacgc gcgcgtctccgcgctgagctggaggctgccgaggaggcggcgcgcctggGGGCCGAGCACGAGGGCGAGCAGACCCGCGTCCAGGCCCTGgagcacgcggcgcgtctccgcgctgagctggaggctgccgaggaggcggcgcggctgggGGCCGAGCACGAGGCCGAGCAGACCCGCGTCCAGGCCctcgagcacgcggcgcgtctccgcgctgagctggaggctgccgaggaggcggcgcgcctggGGGCCGAGCACGAGGCCGAGCAGACCCGCGTCCAGGCCctcgagcacgcggcgcgtctccgcgctgagctggaggctgccgaggaggcggcgcgcctggGGGCCGAGCACGAGGCCGAGCAGACCCGCGTCCAGGCCctcgagcacgcggcgcgtctccgcgctgagctggaggctgccgaggaggcggcgcgcctggGGGCCGAGCACGAGGCCGAGCAGACCCGCGTCCAGGCCctcgagcacgcggcgcgtctccgcgctgagctggaggctgccgaggaggcggcgcggctgggGGCCGAGCACGAGGGCGAGCAGACCCGCGTCCAGGCCctcgagcacgcggcgcgtctccgcgctgagctggaggctgccgaggaggcggcgcggctgggGGCCGAGCACGAGGCCGAGCAGACCCGCGTCCAGGCCctcgagcacgcggcgcgtctccgcgctgagctggaggctgccgaggaggcggcgcggctgggGGCCGAGCACGAGGCCGAGCAGACCCGCGTCCAGGCCctcgagcacgcggcgcgtctccgcgctgagctggaggctgccgaggaggcggcgcggctgggGGCCGAGCACGAGGCCGAGCAGACCCGCGTCCAGGCCctcgagcacgcggcgcgtctccgcgctgagctggaggctgccgaggaggcggcgcgcctggGGGCCGAGCACGAGGCCGAGCAGACCCGCGTCCAGGCCctcgagcacgcggcgcgtcTCCGCACTGAGCTGgaggctgccgaggaggcggcgcggctgggGGCCGAGCACGAGGTGCGAGCAGACCCGCGTCCAGGCCctcgagcacgcggcgcgtctccgcgc agctggaggctgccgaggaggcggcgcggctgggGGCCGAGCACGAGGCCGAGCAGACCCGCGTCTCAGGCCctcgagcacgcggcgcgtctccgcgctgagctggaggctgcccaggaggcggcgcggctgggGGCCGAGCACGAAGCCGAGCAGACCCGCGTCCAGGCCctcgagcacgcggcgcgtcTCCGCCCTGAGCTGGAGGCTGCCAAGGAGGCGGCCCGCCTGGGG
- a CDS encoding putative protein tyrosine phosphatase has protein sequence MGIKDMYLLAYNAGMCVGWGTILVKVIGHLAEGRDPASVYPGIARLLCVAQTGAVAEILHAAFGVVRSPVGTTFLQVLSRLIVLYGAVRIGDTDSTKSLVFVQMLVAWCLSEIIRYSFYGANLLRVNLASLTWLRYSAFMVLYPVGITGEIGCLYKALPYIKKHKPWTVELPNKLNFTFSWYNTVWFILLGIYPYGSYVMYSYMLAQRRKTFAKSASERSKKSA, from the coding sequence ATGGGCATCAAGGACATGTACCTGCTTGCCTACAACGCGGGCATGTGTGTTGGCTGGGGCACGATCCTCGTGAAGGTCATCGGGCATTTGGCGGAGGGTCGCGACCCCGCCTCGGTCTACCCCGGCAttgcgcggctgctgtgcgttGCGCAGaccggcgccgttgccgagATACTTCATGCCGCCTTCGGCGTCGTGCGCAGCCCAGTCGGCACGACCTTCCTGCAGGTCTTGTCGCGCCTCATCGTGCTGTACGGTGCCGTGCGCATCGGCGACACGGATTCCACAAAGAGCCTCGTGTTTGTGCAGATGCTGGTCGCCTGGTGCCTGAGCGAAATAATTCGCTACTCGTTCTACGGCGCGAACCTCCTCCGCGTCAATCTTGCGTCGCTGACGTGGCTGCGCTACTCCGCCTTCATGGTGCTCTACCCTGTCGGCATCACCGGAGAAATCGGATGCCTGTACAAGGCGCTACCGTATATCAAGAAGCACAAGCCGTGGACCGTGGAGCTGCCGAACAAGCTGAACTTCACCTTCTCGTGGTACAACACCGTGTGGTTCATTCTCCTCGGCATATACCCCTACGGCAGCTACGTCATGTACTCGTAcatgctcgcgcagcgccgaaAGACGTTCGCAAAGTCCGCGTCCGAGAGGTCGAAGAAGTCGGCGTAA
- a CDS encoding putative ARP2/3 complex 16kDa subunit — MASAGAPAAPTSRLCAELDALETTSLQRLPIDDARRVLSRLDDVDAQLCRSAGVAVLISDSSEGAVPCTAERGTSPSAHDSSMGTLKQLRSTFAAQLTISQQDALMRVLYACMASCASGVTAPTSEASCWAPIGAHNAHAPLSPAGVRRLYEWHAALHDAAGDGAVVRALMSR, encoded by the coding sequence ATGGCGTCGGCTGGGGCCCCTGCTGCTCCGACATCGCGTCTCTGCGCCGAGCTGGACGCGCTCGAAACAACGTCATTGCAGCGCCTCCCCATCGACGATGCACGTCGTGTGCTTTCTCGGCTCGACGACGTGGACGCGCAACTCTGCCGTAGCGCCGGTGTAGCAGTCCTCATCTCAGACAGCAGTGAAGGTGCGGTTCCCTGCACTGCCGAGAGAGGTACCAGTCCCTCTGCCCATGATTCCTCTATGGGGACACTAAAGCAACTGCGCTCGACCTTCGCTGCTCAGCTGACCATCTCCCAGCAAGATGCACTGATGCGTGTATTGTACGCGTGCATGGCATCTTGCGCCTCTGGCGTCACGGCACCCACATCGGAAGCATCTTGTTGGGCACCGATTGGAGCACACAATGCTCACGCGCCTCTCTCACCAGCGGGTGTGCGCCGACTGTACGAGTGGCACGCGGCCCTGCACGATGCGgctggcgatggcgcggtggtgcgtgcCTTGATGAGCAGGTGA
- a CDS encoding phosphate carrier protein, mitochondrial precursor-like protein: MFPVPAGFAVHNRNTGSNNSEGDGHGSRVDERSTVLGLVAGVGGGSTTEADVVSAVITTSLLPPGGVNGVGAASFVSPIVGSRDRVCFQHFLIAAAASALAAVLVVTYVWQSTSAFNIDPVTGKVRPHSFQYFVYCFVGGIAAGMVHLVVAPIDILKCRVQVGEYRSFKDGFVHLFRVEAGGSVYRALPLFFRGWLPMLWGYCIQGSIKFSLYEIVKYVLLIAFLEPSVEAKAAAAAAGGVANSLASSSAAHVSGVYQFFVFLFSSCLAEVVADLGLAPWEAVKIRMQTSPSFPVHLRSALPRMWETEGLHGFYRGLVPLWGRQVPYTMMKFSSFEFVVVGLQSLFHSLGVMDAAEPGVLGKLVVSLLAGVLAGLLCGVVSHPADTVLSKMNQRSSAPTSSAVPALANTLADATCGSVGHGRAGAAHGGAMHGVLEVMHELGWRGMWKGLAPRLLMVVSLTALQWVTYDGFKVWAGLPTSGDVEK, encoded by the coding sequence ATGTTTCCCGTGCCGGCCGGCTTTGCGGTGCACAACCGCAACACTGGTTCAAATAACAGTGAAGGCGACGGGCATGGTAGTCGCGTCGATGAGCGAAGCACCGTCTTGGGGCTTGTGgctggcgtcggcggaggcTCAACGACGGAAGCAGATGTGGTGAGCGCAGTGATAACGACGTCCCTCTTGCCGCCTGGCGGCGTTAATGGAGTGGGGGCTGCCTCGTTTGTCTCGCCCATCGTGGGCTCGCGAGACCGGGTTTGCTTCCAGCACTTCCtcatcgcggcggcggcgtcggcgctcgCGGCGGTCCTCGTCGTCACGTACGTGTGGCAGTCGACCTCTGCGTTCAACATCGACCCGGTCACCGGCAAGGTGCGCCCGCACTCGTTCCAGTACTTCGTCTACTGTTTTGtgggcggcatcgccgcggGGATGGTGCACCTCGTCGTTGCCCCAATCGACATCCTCAAGTGCCGGGTGCAGGTGGGCGAGTACCGAAGCTTTAAGGACGGCTTCGTGCACCTATTCCGCGTTGAGGCCGGCGGCTCAGTCTaccgcgcgctgccgctgttcttCCGCGGGTGGCTGCCGATGCTGTGGGGGTACTGCATCCAAGGCTCGATCAAGTTCTCTCTCTACGAAATAGTCAAGTACGTGCTGCTGATCGCCTTTCTGGAACCGTCagtggaggcgaaggcggcagctgctgccgcgggaGGCGTGGCCAACTCGCtcgcgtcgtcgtcagcggcgcATGTGTCCGGCGTCTACCAGTTCttcgtctttctcttctccagCTGCCTGGCCGAGGTGGTTGCCGATCTCGGTCTGGCGCCGTGGGAGGCGGTAAAGATTCGCATGCAGACCTCGCCGTCGTTTCCGGTGCACCTCCGCAGCGCCCTGCCGCGCATGTGGGAGACGGAGGGGCTGCACGGTTTTTACAGGGGGCTCGTGCCGCTCTGGGGCAGGCAGGTGCCGTACACGATGATGAAGTTCTCCTCATTCGAattcgtcgtcgtcgggcTGCAGTCCCTCTTCCATAGCCTTGGCGTCATGGACGCCGCAGAGCCTGGGGTCTTGGGCAAGCTGGTCGTGAGTTTGCTGGCCGGCGTGCTGGCGGGGCTGCTGTGCGGCGTTGTGTCGCACCCGGCGGACACGGTGCTGTCAAAGATGAACCAGCGGTCATCTGCGCCCACATCGAgtgcggtgccggcgctggccaATACGCTTGCGGACGCCACATGCGGCAGCGTGGGCCACGGCAgagccggcgccgcccaCGGTGGCGCCATGCACGGTGTCCTCGAGGTGATGCATGAGCTAGGGTGGCGCGGCATGTGGAAAGGCTTGGCCCCTCGTCTGTTGATGGTGGTTTCGCTGACGGCACTGCAGTGGGTGACGTACGACGGCTTCAAGGTGTGGGCTGGACTGCCCACCTCCGGTGATGTAGAGAAGTGA
- a CDS encoding glutaredoxin-like protein has product MRSLSRGLSLAASGRLVCVSRRSSVTASTALAATYASANAVPCSSLSSSMAASAHRASAAFFHTSRVHRAPSDVSDDLAKDLHDIICHDRLVVFLTGTPSQPRCRFTAQLVDLLDQLGVKYSFFNIMDDEEVCEGLKAYSDWPTYPQVYVDGELLGGFDICKTMMLDGTLTTMLKDKQLI; this is encoded by the coding sequence ATGCGCTCGTTGAGTCGAGGGCTTTCCCTCGCTGCGAGTGGTCGCCTCGTCTGCGTGTCGCGAAGGTCTTCGGTGACGGCAAGCACCGCCCTTGCCGCGACGTACGCGTCGGCTAACGCGGTGCCCTGCtcatcgctgtcgtcgtccaTGGCTGCGTCAGCGCACCGCGCATCCGCGGCGTTTTTCCACACCTCCCGCGTGCACCGCGCCCCGTCGGACGTGTCGGACGACCTCGCGAAGGATCTGCACGACATCATCTGTCACGACCGCCTCGTCGTCTTTCTCACTGGCACCCCGTCGCAACCGCGGTGTCGCTTTACAGCGCAGCTGGTGGACCTGCTCGACCAGCTCGGCGTCAAGTATAGCTTTTTCAACATCATGGATGACGAGGAGGTTTGCGAGGGGCTCAAGGCGTACAGCGACTGGCCGACGTACCCGCAGGTGTACGTGGACGGCGAGCTGCTCGGCGGCTTCGATATTTGCAAGACAATGATGCTGGATGGCACGCTGACGACGATGCTGAAGGATAAGCAACTCATCTGA